Proteins encoded within one genomic window of Fragaria vesca subsp. vesca linkage group LG1, FraVesHawaii_1.0, whole genome shotgun sequence:
- the LOC101299126 gene encoding DNA-directed RNA polymerase II subunit RPB7-like isoform 2 — MFLKTELQWNVVIPAESLDAKGLMLQKAIIVRLLDDFAERKATKDLGYLLALTTVEKIGEGKVRQHTGDVLFPVTFSAISFKLFRGEILKGVVHKVLKQGVILRCGPIENVYLSSSKMPDYNYVPGENPIFLNAKSSKIEKGTTLRFIVIGAKWLEAEREFQALVGLHADYLGPVSGAPSASMYDLP, encoded by the coding sequence ATGTTTCTCAAAACTGAGTTGCAGTGGAATGTTGTAATCCCTGCTGAAAGCTTGGATGCAAAGGGACTGATGCTCCAAAAGGCAATTATTGTTCGACTGCTTGATGACTTTGCAGAAAGAAAGGCTACCAAAGACCTTGGATACCTTCTTGCTCTCACAACTGTGGAGAAAATAGGTGAGGGAAAAGTCAGACAGCATACTGGGGATGTGCTTTTTCCAGTTACCTTTAGTGCTATCTCTTTTAAGCTTTTCAGAGGAGAGATCTTAAAGGGGGTAGTGCACAAGGTGCTCAAGCAGGGAGTTATATTGAGATGTGGTCCAATTGAGAATGTATATCTCTCTTCTTCGAAAATGCCTGATTACAACTATGTTCCAGGGGAGAATCCTATCTTTCTGAATGCCAAGAGTTCTAAGATTGAAAAAGGTACCACGCTACGTTTCATTGTCATCGGAGCTAAGTGGCTTGAGGCCGAAAGGGAATTTCAGGCATTGGTTGGCTTACATGCTGATTATCTAGGACCAGTTTCTGGAGCCCCTTCAGCGTCCATGTATGATTTACCTTAG